From Virgibacillus ihumii, the proteins below share one genomic window:
- a CDS encoding rhodanese-like domain-containing protein produces MEFLVIALVIVFGFLMFRFFRQRNFLKTLTEDQFREGYRKAQLIDVREPQEFKKGHILGARNIPLTQMKQRLIELRKDKPVYLYCQSGSRSARAAQLLHKKGYGDISQLKGGFKKWSGKIK; encoded by the coding sequence ATGGAATTTTTGGTAATTGCACTAGTAATCGTTTTTGGATTTCTGATGTTCAGATTCTTTAGACAACGAAATTTCTTAAAAACTTTGACGGAAGATCAATTTCGTGAAGGTTATCGCAAAGCTCAACTAATTGATGTGCGGGAGCCTCAAGAATTTAAAAAAGGTCACATCCTTGGAGCACGTAACATACCGCTTACCCAGATGAAGCAGCGTCTTATCGAACTGAGAAAAGACAAGCCGGTGTATCTTTATTGTCAAAGCGGTTCCAGATCAGCAAGGGCTGCACAACTGCTCCATAAAAAGGGGTATGGGGATATTAGTCAGCTTAAAGGCGGATTTAAAAAATGGTCAGGAAAGATTAAATAA
- a CDS encoding vitamin B12-dependent ribonucleotide reductase, whose amino-acid sequence MSIAVEKSRNIDLQTLNEDIKLFPQVHPVTDDMKLTHKGVSRLVMLDRYAFKDTEKKTLKAGDFVVLTVKADPKFPARGLGYVKSVNWSSKQAKIKVDAEFSSVLDDEEEASSGIVTRPLDVIDKPLEIFYEQIAKRNATGLANVETSDEKQAKWFEKFNDELSSMNFIPAGRVLYGAGAETDVTYFNCYVMPYIRDSREGISDHRKQVMEIMSRGGGVGTNGSTLRPRNTLARGVNGKSSGSVSWLDDIAKLTHLVEQGGSRRGAQMIMLVDSHPDVMEFIISKMQNPRILRYLIENTEDEQIKRLAQEKLKFTPLTETESDLYQGILNYRSIPGQGGFTQAAFKEAEQKLLTGGTYSVHNPEFLTGANISVCITKDLMDAIENDEMYELRFPDVENYSPEEMTAYNEKWHEIGDVRKWEEMGYGVRVYNRVPARELWNLINICATYSAEPGIFYIDNANEMTNARAYGDQVVATNPCGEQPLAPYSVCNLAAVNLAEMADKETNQVNFEKLKQTVKTGVRMQDNVIDATPYFLEENKKQALGERRVGLGVMGLHDLLIYCQTEYGSTEGNKLVDQIFEAIATTAYRESIELAKEKGSFPFLTGKTDDETRSLREAFINTGYMKKMPEDIRQNILDHGIRNSHLLTVAPTGSTGTMVGVSTGLEPYFSFSYYRSGRLGKFIEVKADIVEEYLGRNQKDDTENLPDFFVTAMDLAPEAHADTQCVIQRWVDSSISKTVNAPKGYTVDQVEKVYRRLYNGGAKGGTVYVDGSRDTQVLTLKAEENSFGEQTELFDEDTEKPKVVLMDTIQELDKTNVTIGSEVGDTCPVCRKGSVEDIGGCNTCTSCGAQLKCGL is encoded by the coding sequence ATGTCGATTGCTGTAGAAAAGAGCAGAAACATCGATTTGCAAACATTAAATGAGGATATCAAATTATTCCCGCAGGTTCATCCTGTGACAGACGACATGAAACTGACACATAAGGGAGTGTCGCGGTTAGTCATGCTGGACAGGTACGCCTTTAAGGATACGGAGAAAAAAACATTGAAAGCAGGAGATTTTGTAGTCCTTACAGTGAAGGCAGACCCTAAATTCCCTGCACGTGGATTAGGATATGTGAAATCTGTGAATTGGTCAAGCAAACAGGCAAAAATAAAAGTTGATGCAGAATTTTCATCTGTATTGGACGATGAAGAGGAAGCATCATCCGGAATTGTTACCCGGCCATTGGATGTAATTGACAAACCATTGGAGATTTTTTATGAGCAAATTGCCAAAAGAAATGCTACCGGACTTGCAAACGTGGAAACATCAGATGAGAAACAAGCGAAATGGTTTGAAAAATTTAATGATGAGCTAAGCAGCATGAATTTCATCCCGGCAGGCCGTGTACTATATGGAGCTGGTGCTGAGACGGATGTAACGTATTTTAATTGTTATGTTATGCCCTATATCCGGGACTCACGGGAAGGTATTTCTGATCACCGCAAACAGGTTATGGAAATAATGTCACGGGGTGGCGGGGTAGGAACGAATGGTTCGACTTTAAGGCCCCGAAACACACTGGCAAGAGGTGTTAACGGTAAATCATCCGGGTCAGTCTCGTGGCTTGATGACATTGCCAAGCTTACACACCTGGTGGAACAGGGCGGTTCAAGACGGGGCGCTCAAATGATTATGCTGGTAGATTCACACCCGGACGTAATGGAGTTCATTATCTCCAAAATGCAGAACCCGAGAATCCTCCGTTATCTGATTGAGAATACCGAGGATGAACAAATAAAGCGATTAGCGCAGGAAAAACTGAAGTTCACACCGCTTACGGAAACAGAATCTGATCTGTATCAGGGGATACTTAATTATCGTTCCATCCCTGGACAAGGTGGGTTTACACAGGCGGCGTTTAAAGAGGCGGAACAGAAACTGCTGACTGGCGGGACGTATTCGGTTCACAATCCCGAGTTTCTTACCGGTGCAAATATTTCCGTTTGCATTACAAAAGATTTGATGGATGCAATCGAAAATGATGAAATGTATGAGCTGCGCTTTCCTGACGTGGAAAATTACTCACCGGAGGAGATGACGGCATATAATGAAAAATGGCATGAAATCGGCGATGTTCGGAAATGGGAAGAAATGGGATACGGAGTTCGTGTTTACAACAGAGTACCGGCTCGTGAATTATGGAATCTGATTAACATTTGTGCCACATATTCCGCAGAGCCGGGGATTTTCTATATTGATAATGCCAACGAGATGACGAATGCAAGAGCGTATGGAGATCAGGTTGTTGCAACCAACCCATGTGGAGAACAGCCACTGGCACCGTATTCCGTATGTAATCTTGCAGCAGTTAACCTAGCAGAAATGGCCGATAAAGAAACGAACCAGGTAAACTTTGAAAAATTAAAACAAACCGTAAAAACCGGTGTTCGAATGCAGGATAATGTGATTGATGCAACGCCATATTTTTTGGAGGAAAACAAAAAGCAGGCGCTTGGTGAACGTCGGGTTGGCCTTGGCGTAATGGGTCTTCATGATCTGTTGATATACTGCCAAACTGAATACGGGTCCACGGAAGGAAATAAACTGGTTGACCAAATTTTTGAAGCAATTGCGACGACTGCATATCGTGAATCGATTGAGTTAGCGAAGGAAAAAGGAAGTTTTCCTTTTCTGACAGGAAAGACGGATGATGAAACCAGATCATTACGCGAAGCATTTATCAATACAGGCTACATGAAGAAGATGCCGGAAGATATCAGGCAGAATATATTGGACCATGGGATTCGTAACTCACACTTGCTAACAGTGGCTCCAACTGGATCCACCGGTACGATGGTTGGTGTATCAACCGGACTAGAACCATATTTTTCTTTTTCTTACTACAGAAGCGGACGGCTTGGCAAATTTATTGAGGTGAAAGCGGATATCGTTGAAGAGTACCTTGGTCGAAATCAGAAAGACGATACGGAAAATTTACCGGATTTCTTTGTGACAGCAATGGATCTAGCGCCGGAAGCACACGCTGATACACAATGCGTGATCCAGCGTTGGGTGGACAGTTCCATTTCCAAAACAGTTAATGCTCCGAAAGGATATACAGTGGACCAGGTTGAGAAAGTTTACCGCAGATTATATAACGGTGGAGCAAAAGGCGGTACGGTCTATGTTGATGGAAGTCGGGATACGCAAGTTCTGACATTGAAGGCTGAAGAAAACTCATTTGGTGAACAAACCGAACTCTTTGATGAGGATACAGAGAAGCCGAAAGTTGTGCTGATGGATACAATTCAGGAATTAGATAAGACCAATGTCACCATCGGCTCAGAAGTCGGTGATACGTGTCCGGTTTGTCGAAAGGGCAGTGTGGAAGATATTGGTGGTTGTAACACCTGTACGAGCTGCGGAGCCCAGCTAAAATGCGGATTATAA